The proteins below come from a single Afipia felis ATCC 53690 genomic window:
- a CDS encoding DUF4403 family protein translates to MRFKSLAAATLILIGSFFISLEAMDWMWPPRAAKPTLVKLPPLPPATRRSEFIAPVTIPLTVIASALDRSAPRDFGGKADNPASQILTNADIDWHITRGAITASGEQNALNISTPLNGKLTVTGSLSTAAGTPLNNALGNLFGAKTAQKLGNISIKSVNANAAITGSATATSRPRLTPDWHFDPQLTAQVALTNNSLSVAGAKVAVPAQVKPIIDKTVNEQVGRLQQRLRNDESFRRAMQQQWARACKSIALPSPAPGTPPLFLEMRPVKAIAAQPQIDNAAVRLAVGLEAETKIVDRETTPQCPFPAALDIQPALNEGRVNIGVPIDIPFAQLAKIAEVGLKGRTFPEDGNGAIAVRIKSVDIDASGDRLLVSLLVHAKEKASWFGLGADATVRIWCRPLLDADAQVLRLTDLSVAVTSDAAFGLFGALAQRSAPYLQQALQEHATIDLKQISSGAQQKLAAVISDLQTEQNGAKVNARVTSVRLGEIAFDSSTLRVVAEATGTLNVTVIQLPSL, encoded by the coding sequence ATGCGCTTCAAATCCCTCGCGGCTGCGACCCTGATTCTGATTGGCTCATTCTTCATCAGCCTCGAGGCAATGGACTGGATGTGGCCGCCCCGTGCAGCAAAACCCACGCTCGTCAAGCTGCCGCCGCTACCGCCCGCGACACGCCGTTCCGAATTCATCGCACCGGTGACGATTCCACTCACCGTGATCGCATCTGCGCTCGATCGCTCTGCACCGCGCGACTTCGGCGGCAAGGCCGACAATCCGGCAAGTCAAATTCTCACCAATGCCGATATCGACTGGCACATCACGCGTGGCGCCATCACGGCAAGTGGCGAACAGAATGCGCTGAATATATCCACGCCGCTGAACGGAAAGCTCACCGTTACCGGCTCGCTCTCCACCGCCGCGGGCACGCCACTCAACAATGCGCTCGGGAATCTGTTCGGCGCAAAGACCGCGCAGAAGCTCGGCAACATCTCCATCAAGTCGGTTAATGCCAACGCGGCAATCACCGGCAGCGCGACAGCGACATCGCGACCGCGCCTGACGCCGGACTGGCACTTCGATCCGCAGCTCACCGCCCAGGTGGCGCTCACCAACAACAGCCTGTCCGTTGCTGGCGCGAAGGTCGCTGTGCCCGCGCAAGTAAAGCCGATCATCGACAAGACCGTAAACGAACAGGTCGGACGCCTGCAGCAGCGGCTGCGCAATGATGAGAGCTTCCGCCGCGCGATGCAGCAGCAATGGGCGCGCGCCTGCAAATCGATCGCATTGCCCTCGCCTGCGCCGGGCACGCCTCCGCTGTTCCTCGAAATGCGGCCCGTCAAAGCCATCGCGGCACAACCACAGATCGACAACGCTGCGGTGAGGCTCGCGGTTGGCCTCGAGGCCGAAACGAAGATCGTCGACCGCGAGACGACGCCACAATGTCCTTTCCCCGCCGCCCTCGACATCCAGCCTGCGCTGAACGAAGGGCGCGTCAACATCGGCGTTCCGATCGACATTCCTTTCGCGCAACTCGCGAAGATCGCTGAAGTCGGTCTCAAAGGTCGCACCTTTCCGGAAGATGGCAATGGCGCGATCGCCGTCCGCATCAAGAGTGTCGACATCGACGCCAGCGGCGACCGGCTGCTGGTGTCGCTGCTGGTGCATGCCAAGGAAAAGGCAAGTTGGTTCGGATTGGGCGCAGATGCCACCGTGCGAATCTGGTGCCGCCCCTTGCTTGATGCGGATGCGCAGGTCTTGCGCCTCACCGATCTGTCGGTCGCCGTCACATCCGATGCCGCCTTCGGCCTGTTCGGCGCTCTGGCGCAACGTTCTGCGCCGTATCTGCAGCAGGCCCTGCAGGAGCACGCGACGATCGATCTGAAGCAGATATCGTCCGGAGCGCAGCAAAAACTTGCCGCCGTCATCAGCGATCTTCAGACCGAGCAGAACGGCGCCAAGGTGAATGCGCGCGTGACCAGCGTGAGGCTCGGCGAAATCGCCTTCGATTCCTCGACGCTGCGCGTCGTCGCTGAAGCGACCGGCACGCTCAACGTCACCGTCATCCAATTACCGTCACTCTGA
- a CDS encoding extensin family protein, giving the protein MARGVSLYLVGSLALVSLAGCGRGFFQTAEREPWRAEAEQACLKTGDVKESAEVVRISPISGPGVCGAEFPLKVSALGEANSSLGYADDLRPPGSIAGQPRWPVSQPSPSYQQPRPSYSSAPNGYVPSGQPVPLNAQVTSPSDREDDMAHDEGVHTHPAGSPAPYQQGVQQPPPYSQPRLGPVGNPVSSFGPVGLKPAATLACPIVSALDHWIAEAVQPAAMRWFGVRVVEIKQISAYSCRGMNGNPNAHISEHAFGNALDVAGFTLADGRYISVQNGWKGLPEEQGFMRDVQGAACQRFNTVLAPGANVYHYNHIHVDLMRRASGRVICKPAAVSGEEIAARVGGRSYANRDTGITGSIGQKVRRAFAHGPLSKEDRDTIEDESRIR; this is encoded by the coding sequence ATGGCACGTGGAGTAAGTTTGTATCTCGTCGGCTCCCTTGCCCTCGTCTCTCTAGCAGGTTGCGGCCGTGGTTTCTTTCAAACCGCAGAGCGCGAGCCCTGGCGAGCCGAGGCGGAACAGGCATGCCTGAAGACTGGAGACGTCAAGGAAAGTGCGGAGGTCGTACGCATCAGTCCGATTTCCGGACCCGGAGTTTGTGGCGCGGAATTTCCTCTGAAAGTCAGTGCTCTCGGCGAAGCCAACAGTTCGCTCGGTTATGCCGACGATCTGAGGCCTCCCGGTTCGATCGCAGGTCAGCCGCGATGGCCGGTTTCGCAACCGTCGCCATCGTACCAACAGCCACGCCCGAGCTATTCATCCGCGCCCAACGGCTACGTGCCATCCGGCCAGCCGGTGCCTCTGAATGCGCAGGTGACGTCACCGTCCGATCGTGAGGACGACATGGCGCATGATGAGGGCGTGCACACTCATCCGGCAGGTTCGCCTGCGCCCTATCAGCAGGGTGTGCAACAGCCGCCGCCTTATTCGCAGCCGCGTCTCGGCCCCGTCGGTAATCCGGTATCATCCTTCGGGCCGGTTGGGTTGAAACCTGCCGCGACGCTTGCGTGTCCGATCGTGTCGGCGCTCGATCACTGGATCGCGGAAGCCGTGCAACCGGCTGCGATGCGCTGGTTCGGTGTGCGCGTGGTCGAAATCAAACAGATCTCGGCGTATTCGTGCCGCGGTATGAATGGCAATCCCAACGCGCATATTTCGGAGCATGCGTTTGGCAACGCGCTCGACGTCGCGGGATTCACGCTGGCCGATGGGCGCTACATCTCAGTGCAGAACGGCTGGAAGGGGCTGCCGGAAGAGCAAGGTTTCATGCGCGATGTGCAGGGTGCTGCGTGCCAGCGGTTCAACACCGTGCTCGCGCCGGGCGCCAACGTCTATCACTACAATCACATTCACGTCGATCTGATGCGTCGCGCGAGCGGACGCGTGATCTGCAAACCAGCGGCGGTGTCGGGCGAGGAGATCGCGGCGCGTGTGGGCGGCCGCAGCTACGCCAACCGCGATACCGGAATCACCGGATCGATCGGGCAAAAGGTGCGCCGCGCGTTCGCGCACGGGCCGCTGTCGAAAGAAGATCGCGATACGATCGAGGATGAAAGCCGTATCAGGTAG
- a CDS encoding TetR/AcrR family transcriptional regulator: protein MIPTQPLPANDEDSAKRRQIVEGARKVFRELGFDAASMGEIAKAAGVSKGTLYVYFADKLALFGAIVTCELRDQGITKLVIDPAEDVETTLKKFGQSYMEMLCRPTGGSTIRTMMAIAERMPELGRRYYEHVPASWLGKLAEYLKTQVADGVLEIPDCDLAAAQFMLSCQAGLFLPFIFQVTPAPSSERIAEVVASGVRMFLAAYRH from the coding sequence ATGATTCCGACCCAGCCCCTTCCCGCCAACGACGAGGACAGCGCCAAGCGCCGCCAGATCGTCGAGGGTGCGCGCAAGGTGTTCCGGGAACTGGGGTTCGATGCCGCCAGCATGGGCGAGATCGCCAAGGCGGCCGGCGTATCCAAGGGCACCCTTTACGTCTATTTCGCCGACAAACTCGCCCTCTTCGGCGCCATCGTCACTTGCGAGTTGCGCGACCAGGGCATCACCAAGCTCGTCATCGATCCGGCCGAAGATGTCGAGACGACGTTGAAGAAATTCGGCCAAAGCTATATGGAAATGCTGTGCCGCCCGACTGGCGGTTCCACCATCCGTACCATGATGGCTATCGCCGAGCGCATGCCCGAGCTTGGCCGTCGCTATTACGAGCATGTCCCGGCATCATGGCTTGGCAAGCTCGCAGAATATCTGAAGACCCAGGTGGCGGACGGCGTGCTTGAAATCCCGGACTGCGATCTGGCGGCCGCGCAGTTCATGCTGTCATGCCAGGCCGGCCTGTTTCTGCCCTTTATCTTCCAGGTGACGCCCGCGCCAAGCAGCGAGCGCATCGCGGAGGTGGTGGCCAGTGGAGTCCGCATGTTCCTTGCGGCCTACCGCCACTGA
- a CDS encoding HlyD family secretion protein, protein MAPREQSAVRKAETDANDTDEGATPASGSPARPRLEDVTARRTKESPDTVADAPAATGSRWARLGRRQKIFAGLGAVAVIALAAFGTHYFLVGRYMISTDDAYVRANNTMLGARASGYLAKIAVGDNTEVKAGDLLFQIDDGDYKIAVDNARAKIATQEATIKRIARQAVAQQSAVEQAQAQLESTQAAAKRAEADYVRQSQLSEKGFASKATFDQSLATRDQSNASVQGAQANLDAAQAQIDVIKAQQAEAEGQLGELKTALAKAERDLSFTTIRAPIDGVFSNRLVNEGDNISVGQRLANVVPLDDVYIDANFKETQLARIRPGQPVYISVDAVKGRDIVGTVESLSPASGSVFTLLPPDNATGNFTKIVQRLPVRVRVPKAIAHENLLRAGMSVVVDVDTRQSAKQALAKVE, encoded by the coding sequence ATGGCCCCTCGTGAGCAATCTGCCGTCCGCAAGGCTGAAACCGACGCGAATGACACGGATGAAGGCGCAACGCCTGCATCAGGTTCTCCCGCGCGTCCCCGGTTGGAGGATGTGACCGCACGCCGCACCAAGGAAAGCCCCGACACCGTAGCCGATGCCCCGGCTGCGACGGGCTCTCGTTGGGCGCGGCTTGGCCGCCGTCAGAAAATCTTCGCGGGTTTAGGAGCCGTGGCCGTGATCGCGCTGGCCGCGTTCGGTACCCATTATTTTCTGGTCGGCCGTTACATGATCTCGACCGACGACGCCTATGTCCGCGCCAACAACACGATGCTCGGTGCGCGCGCGTCCGGCTATCTCGCCAAGATTGCGGTGGGCGACAACACCGAAGTGAAGGCCGGCGATCTTTTGTTCCAGATCGATGATGGCGATTACAAAATTGCAGTCGATAACGCCCGCGCCAAGATCGCGACGCAGGAAGCCACCATCAAACGCATTGCTCGTCAGGCGGTCGCGCAACAGAGCGCAGTGGAGCAGGCGCAGGCGCAACTCGAATCCACGCAGGCTGCGGCCAAGCGTGCCGAAGCCGATTATGTTCGCCAGAGCCAGTTGAGCGAGAAGGGTTTCGCCTCGAAGGCGACCTTCGACCAGTCGCTTGCGACCCGCGATCAGAGCAATGCCTCGGTGCAGGGTGCGCAGGCCAATCTTGACGCCGCGCAGGCGCAGATCGACGTCATCAAGGCGCAGCAGGCCGAAGCCGAGGGTCAGCTTGGCGAATTGAAGACCGCATTGGCGAAGGCCGAGCGCGATCTGTCCTTCACCACCATTCGCGCACCGATCGACGGCGTGTTCTCCAACCGTCTCGTCAACGAAGGCGACAATATTTCGGTGGGCCAGCGTCTCGCCAACGTGGTGCCGTTGGACGACGTGTATATCGACGCCAACTTCAAGGAAACACAGCTCGCGCGCATCCGGCCGGGCCAGCCGGTCTATATCAGCGTCGACGCTGTGAAGGGCCGCGACATCGTCGGCACCGTCGAGAGCCTGTCGCCCGCGTCGGGCTCGGTGTTCACGCTGCTGCCGCCGGACAATGCCACCGGCAATTTCACCAAGATCGTGCAGCGCCTGCCGGTGCGCGTGCGCGTACCGAAAGCTATCGCGCATGAAAACCTGCTGCGGGCGGGCATGTCCGTCGTGGTTGACGTCGATACCCGGCAGTCCGCCAAGCAGGCCCTTGCCAAGGTCGAATAA
- a CDS encoding DHA2 family efflux MFS transporter permease subunit: MSATAGTVGSIPVATPASETVAPRRMIAFLIMIFGMFMSILDIQIVSASLAEIQAGLSASATEVSWVQTAYLIAEVIAIPLSGFLSRAFGTRLLFAISAAGFTVSSFMCGLTSTIDEMILWRAVQGFLGAGMIPTVFASAYTVFPRSKLSIVTPAIGLVATLAPTIGPTVGGYITDAASWHWLFFINVVPGIAVTLGVLALVDFDQPNFALLDHFDWFGFAAMAGFLGSLEYVLEEGPQYQWFEDESVAIMGVVCVISTVAFFYRVLTAKEPIVDIRAFTNRNFAIGSIFSFCVGIGLYGMTYVYPRYLAEIRGYNPLMIGETMFVSGLAMFLTAPLVGRLMNKVDPRYMIGTGLLIFALSTWQMTWITSQYDFYELLWPQIFRGLGIMLAMIPVNNIALGTLAPERMKNASGLFNLTRNLGGAVGLALINTVLNDRTDLHISRLHDVVNWGNASAVDMLNSLTQRFQGYGDAQLMALKVLWQRVHQQASVMAYADAFYLLTIFYIGLSLLVVMVKRPKPGAGAGEAH, from the coding sequence ATGAGCGCAACAGCTGGCACCGTAGGATCGATACCAGTCGCCACACCCGCTTCGGAGACAGTGGCGCCGCGCCGCATGATCGCGTTCCTGATCATGATCTTCGGCATGTTCATGTCGATCCTGGATATTCAGATCGTTTCGGCGTCGCTCGCAGAAATCCAGGCAGGCCTGTCGGCCTCCGCGACCGAAGTGTCGTGGGTGCAGACCGCCTATCTGATCGCCGAGGTGATCGCGATCCCGCTGTCGGGATTTTTGTCGCGCGCCTTCGGCACGCGGCTGTTGTTCGCGATCTCGGCGGCGGGCTTCACCGTGTCGAGCTTCATGTGCGGCCTGACCTCGACCATCGACGAGATGATCTTGTGGCGCGCGGTGCAGGGCTTTCTCGGCGCGGGCATGATCCCAACCGTGTTCGCCTCCGCCTATACGGTGTTTCCGCGCAGCAAGCTGTCGATCGTCACCCCTGCGATCGGCCTCGTCGCGACGCTCGCGCCGACCATTGGCCCGACTGTCGGCGGCTACATCACCGATGCCGCGTCATGGCACTGGCTGTTCTTCATCAACGTGGTGCCGGGTATCGCGGTGACGCTCGGCGTGCTGGCGCTGGTCGATTTCGACCAGCCGAATTTCGCGCTGCTGGATCATTTTGACTGGTTCGGTTTCGCTGCGATGGCGGGTTTCCTCGGCTCGCTCGAATATGTCCTGGAGGAGGGGCCGCAATATCAGTGGTTCGAAGACGAGTCGGTCGCGATCATGGGCGTCGTCTGCGTCATCTCGACGGTCGCATTCTTCTACCGGGTGCTGACCGCGAAGGAGCCGATCGTTGATATCCGCGCCTTCACCAACCGGAATTTTGCGATCGGCAGTATCTTCTCCTTCTGCGTCGGCATCGGCCTGTACGGCATGACCTATGTCTACCCGCGCTATCTGGCCGAGATTCGCGGCTATAACCCGCTGATGATCGGCGAGACCATGTTCGTCTCGGGCCTTGCGATGTTTCTGACCGCGCCGCTGGTCGGGCGGTTGATGAACAAGGTCGATCCGCGTTACATGATCGGAACGGGTCTGCTCATCTTCGCGCTCAGCACCTGGCAGATGACGTGGATCACCTCGCAATACGACTTCTACGAACTGCTGTGGCCGCAGATTTTCCGCGGGCTCGGCATCATGCTGGCGATGATTCCGGTGAACAACATCGCGCTCGGCACCCTGGCGCCGGAGCGCATGAAGAACGCGTCCGGCCTGTTCAATCTCACCCGCAACCTCGGCGGTGCGGTGGGGCTTGCGCTCATCAACACGGTGCTGAACGATCGTACGGATCTTCACATCTCTCGCCTGCATGACGTGGTGAATTGGGGCAACGCCAGCGCAGTCGACATGCTGAACTCGCTGACGCAACGCTTCCAGGGCTATGGCGATGCGCAATTGATGGCGCTGAAGGTGCTGTGGCAACGGGTGCATCAGCAGGCATCGGTGATGGCCTACGCCGATGCGTTCTATCTGCTGACGATTTTCTATATCGGCTTGAGCCTGCTTGTTGTCATGGTGAAACGGCCAAAACCCGGCGCCGGAGCGGGCGAGGCCCACTAA
- a CDS encoding ABC transporter ATP-binding protein, which yields MTLHRKNEKKSALGAVLPFVFGHWRNQPLRAAIVCGGLIGETVADVFMPLFAGRLVDAVTLGLTNREAAQQGAWVAFGAIVALGLVALLLRFIGLQAIVPFTLRIMSDVAREAFLRVQRFSTDWHANSFAGSTVRKVTRGMWALDLLNDTLLMALLPSLVVLVGSTILLGWHWPVLGAVIAFGSIIYIAMTALLTTRYIAPAGRLSNAWDTKVGATLADALTSNAVVKSFGAEQREDARLAEVLRRWRRRANRTWFRYNYVGTVQLVVLLGMRASVIGGALLLWANGRASAGDITYVLASYFVIHGYLADIGQHINHLQRSVNDMEELVAIHNEPIGIADASDAVPIKVSGGGIVFDNVTFHYRGHDTPLYDRLSVNIRPGERVGLVGRSGSGKTTFVKLVQRLYDATDGRILIDGQDVTKATQQSLRNQIAIVQQEPILFHRSLAENIAYGRSGASLAEIEEAARLANAHDFIMRLPKRYETLVGERGVKLSGGERQRVALARAFLADAPILILDEATSSLDSESEALIQEAMDRLIEGRTAIVIAHRLSTVRSLDRILVFDHGRIVEEGTHATLTQRPDGIYRGLFERQVLDLDRMVAAE from the coding sequence ATGACTTTACATCGCAAGAATGAAAAGAAATCCGCGCTCGGTGCGGTCCTGCCGTTCGTTTTCGGCCATTGGCGAAACCAGCCGCTGCGCGCAGCTATCGTGTGTGGGGGCCTGATCGGCGAAACGGTTGCGGATGTCTTCATGCCGTTGTTTGCAGGACGTCTGGTCGACGCGGTAACCCTTGGCCTCACCAACCGCGAGGCTGCGCAACAGGGAGCGTGGGTTGCGTTCGGTGCCATCGTGGCACTGGGCCTTGTCGCGCTTCTTTTGCGCTTCATTGGATTGCAGGCCATCGTACCATTCACGCTGCGCATCATGTCCGATGTTGCGCGGGAGGCGTTCCTGCGCGTGCAGCGCTTTTCAACCGATTGGCATGCCAACAGCTTTGCGGGATCGACCGTCCGCAAGGTCACCCGTGGCATGTGGGCGCTCGATCTTCTCAATGACACGTTGCTGATGGCGTTGTTGCCGTCGCTGGTTGTGCTGGTGGGATCGACCATCCTGCTGGGATGGCACTGGCCGGTGCTTGGCGCGGTGATCGCGTTCGGTTCAATCATCTATATCGCGATGACTGCACTCCTCACGACCCGATACATCGCGCCGGCGGGACGATTGTCGAATGCCTGGGACACCAAGGTGGGCGCGACGCTCGCCGATGCTCTGACCAGCAACGCGGTCGTCAAGTCGTTCGGCGCGGAGCAGCGTGAGGACGCGCGCTTGGCAGAGGTCCTGCGCCGCTGGCGCCGCCGTGCCAACAGAACCTGGTTCCGCTACAACTATGTGGGAACGGTGCAGCTTGTCGTGCTGCTTGGCATGCGGGCTTCGGTGATCGGCGGTGCATTGCTGTTGTGGGCGAATGGCCGTGCATCGGCTGGTGACATCACCTATGTGCTGGCCAGCTATTTCGTCATCCACGGTTACCTCGCGGATATCGGCCAGCACATCAACCACCTCCAGCGATCGGTGAACGACATGGAGGAGCTGGTCGCGATCCACAACGAGCCGATCGGTATTGCCGATGCGTCTGATGCTGTGCCGATCAAGGTCAGCGGTGGCGGTATCGTGTTCGACAACGTGACGTTTCACTATCGCGGGCACGATACGCCGCTCTATGACCGGCTGTCGGTCAATATCAGGCCTGGCGAGCGTGTTGGCCTCGTCGGCCGCTCCGGATCGGGCAAGACGACGTTCGTCAAGCTGGTGCAACGTCTTTACGATGCGACCGACGGTCGTATTTTGATCGACGGTCAGGACGTGACAAAGGCGACGCAGCAGTCGTTGCGCAATCAGATCGCGATTGTGCAGCAGGAGCCGATCCTGTTTCACCGCTCGCTCGCGGAGAACATCGCCTATGGCCGGTCCGGCGCTAGTCTGGCTGAAATCGAGGAGGCGGCGCGACTCGCCAATGCGCACGACTTCATCATGCGTTTGCCCAAGCGTTACGAAACGCTGGTTGGTGAGCGTGGTGTCAAGCTGTCGGGCGGCGAGCGTCAGCGTGTGGCGCTGGCACGGGCCTTCCTGGCTGATGCGCCGATTCTGATTCTCGACGAGGCGACATCGAGTCTCGATTCGGAGTCGGAAGCGCTGATCCAGGAGGCGATGGACCGGTTGATCGAAGGGCGCACCGCCATCGTGATCGCACACCGTCTGTCGACCGTGCGCAGCCTGGATCGGATTCTGGTGTTCGATCATGGCCGGATTGTCGAAGAGGGAACGCACGCCACGCTCACGCAGCGTCCCGACGGCATCTATCGTGGCCTGTTCGAACGGCAGGTGCTCGATCTGGATCGCATGGTCGCTGCGGAGTAG
- a CDS encoding N-acetylmuramoyl-L-alanine amidase produces MMSFTPDSSVVFDVRPSPNFNDRKAGREPDMILLHYTGMSDASTALKRLCTAGTEVSAHYIVMEDGNIIQCVRESQRAWHAGTSAWAGDSDINSASIGIEIVNPGHDLGYPDFPLRQVAAVIALCKGIMLRRKVPKHRVLGHSDVAPARKKDPGEKFPWRLLADSGVGHWVEPAPIAHGDRKLLGTRSEEIMALQRALLRYGYNVLPTGQYDGVTMDGVAAFQRHFRPERVDGIADQSTLTTLQNLLETLPDTSKVA; encoded by the coding sequence ATGATGAGCTTTACTCCGGATTCGTCCGTCGTCTTCGACGTACGACCGTCTCCGAATTTCAATGACCGCAAGGCCGGGCGCGAGCCCGATATGATCCTGTTGCACTACACGGGCATGTCGGATGCTTCGACCGCGCTGAAGCGACTGTGCACCGCCGGCACCGAAGTCTCCGCGCATTATATCGTGATGGAAGACGGCAATATCATCCAGTGCGTCCGGGAATCCCAGCGCGCCTGGCATGCTGGCACTTCAGCCTGGGCGGGTGACAGCGACATCAATTCCGCCTCGATCGGTATCGAGATCGTCAATCCCGGCCATGACCTCGGCTATCCGGATTTTCCCTTACGGCAGGTCGCCGCCGTGATCGCGTTATGCAAGGGCATCATGTTGCGGCGGAAGGTGCCTAAACATCGCGTGCTGGGGCATTCGGACGTTGCGCCCGCACGCAAGAAGGATCCGGGCGAGAAATTCCCGTGGCGGTTGCTGGCCGATTCCGGCGTCGGCCACTGGGTCGAACCCGCACCGATCGCACACGGCGACCGCAAGCTCCTCGGCACCAGGAGCGAGGAAATCATGGCGCTGCAGCGCGCGCTTCTCCGCTATGGCTACAACGTGCTGCCGACCGGCCAGTATGATGGCGTCACGATGGATGGGGTGGCGGCATTCCAGCGCCATTTCCGGCCCGAGCGCGTCGACGGCATCGCGGATCAGTCGACGCTGACGACGCTGCAGAACCTGCTCGAAACGCTGCCGGACACCTCCAAGGTCGCCTGA
- the rsmH gene encoding 16S rRNA (cytosine(1402)-N(4))-methyltransferase RsmH produces MSNADSRHISVLGREAVEFLAPHGGGVYVDATFGAGGYSKRLLDIAGTRVIGIDRDRTAIAEAFNLVERAEGRLTLVQDRFSNLADVCAAEGVPQVDGIVMDIGVSSMQLDRAERGFSFRHDGPLDMRMGQDGASAADVVAAASEKDLANIIYIFGEERHSRAVARAIVKARQEKPIATTKALADIVSSVVRARPNEIHPATRTFQALRIFVNEELDELQTALHASESALKPGGRLVVVTFHSLEDRIVKNFLASRAKQSGGSRHLPEVEQAAPSFEILTKRPVVANDNETAVNPRARSAKLRAAERTANASHHEDTTFDWPTLRSVMKGGRS; encoded by the coding sequence ATGAGCAACGCCGATTCCCGCCATATCTCCGTTCTCGGCCGCGAAGCGGTGGAGTTCCTCGCGCCGCACGGCGGCGGCGTTTATGTTGACGCGACGTTCGGTGCAGGCGGCTACAGCAAACGCCTCCTCGACATCGCGGGCACGCGTGTGATCGGCATTGATCGCGATCGCACGGCAATCGCCGAAGCGTTCAATCTGGTTGAACGGGCGGAGGGCCGCCTCACGCTGGTGCAGGATCGTTTTTCCAATCTTGCTGACGTGTGCGCTGCGGAAGGCGTACCGCAGGTCGATGGCATCGTGATGGATATCGGCGTCTCGTCGATGCAACTCGACCGTGCCGAGCGCGGCTTCTCGTTCCGTCATGACGGCCCGCTCGACATGCGCATGGGACAGGATGGAGCGAGCGCCGCCGATGTGGTCGCGGCGGCTTCGGAAAAGGACCTCGCCAACATCATCTATATTTTCGGTGAGGAGCGGCACTCCCGCGCGGTGGCGCGCGCCATCGTCAAGGCGCGGCAGGAGAAACCGATCGCCACCACCAAGGCGTTGGCCGATATCGTATCGAGCGTCGTGCGCGCGCGTCCCAATGAAATTCATCCCGCGACCCGGACGTTTCAGGCGCTGCGGATTTTCGTCAATGAGGAACTCGACGAGCTCCAGACTGCGCTGCATGCCTCCGAGAGCGCGCTCAAGCCGGGCGGACGGCTGGTCGTCGTGACCTTTCATTCGCTGGAAGACCGCATCGTCAAGAATTTCCTCGCGTCGCGCGCGAAGCAAAGCGGCGGCTCGCGCCATCTGCCCGAGGTCGAACAGGCTGCGCCGAGCTTCGAGATTCTGACCAAGCGCCCGGTGGTCGCCAACGACAACGAGACGGCCGTCAACCCGCGCGCCCGCTCGGCCAAGCTGCGCGCGGCTGAGCGTACCGCCAACGCCTCGCACCACGAGGATACGACATTCGACTGGCCGACATTACGCTCGGTGATGAAGGGGGGGCGGTCTTGA
- the ftsL gene encoding cell division protein FtsL, whose product MRIIHFLVICALVISAAYVYRIKMDSTVRTERVLRLRADIREERNKIAALRAEWAKLSSPARLQGLVERHTQLRPVDANQFDALKNLPARPPSFIKPNDPDPIGAMIDVVSPDEATGSIPAPVSAPSAPVATEGAQ is encoded by the coding sequence TTGAGGATCATCCACTTCCTCGTCATCTGCGCGCTGGTGATATCGGCGGCTTACGTCTATCGCATCAAGATGGACTCGACGGTGCGCACCGAGCGCGTGCTGCGGCTGCGTGCCGATATCCGCGAGGAACGCAACAAGATCGCTGCGCTGCGTGCGGAATGGGCCAAGCTGTCCTCGCCTGCACGGTTGCAGGGACTGGTGGAGCGCCACACCCAGCTTCGGCCGGTCGACGCCAATCAATTCGATGCTCTGAAGAACCTGCCGGCGCGGCCGCCGAGCTTCATCAAGCCGAACGATCCCGATCCGATCGGCGCGATGATTGATGTCGTGAGCCCGGACGAGGCGACGGGCTCTATTCCGGCGCCGGTTTCTGCGCCATCCGCACCTGTAGCGACGGAGGGCGCGCAATGA